The Physeter macrocephalus isolate SW-GA chromosome 13, ASM283717v5, whole genome shotgun sequence genome window below encodes:
- the GRTP1 gene encoding growth hormone-regulated TBC protein 1 isoform X8 yields the protein MESAGRAQAARDRVPRIDEYGFERPEDFDYAAYEEFFSAYLAILTRRAIKWSRLLKGGGGIQKSMTHMNRTFPDNVRFRKGSDPCLQRTLYNVLLAYGHHNRGVGYCQGMNFIAGYLILVTRSEEESFWLLDALVGRILPDYYSPSMLGLKTDQEVLGELVRTKLPAVAALMDSHGLLWTLVVSRWFICLFVDVLPVETVLRVWDCLFNEGSKIIFRVALTLIKQHQALILEATSVPDICEKFKEITGGSFVTECHTFMQKIFSAPGSLSRASIARLRERCRARLLAQG from the exons ATGGAGTCCGCGGGGCGCGCGCAGGCGGCGCGGGACCGGGTCCCCAG GATCGATGAGTACGGGTTTGAAAGGCCTGAGGACTTTGACTATGCAGCttatgaagaatttttttccGCCTATCTGGCGATACTCACCAGAAGAGCCATAAAATGGTCTAGACTTCTAAAGGGAGGCGGTGGTATCCAGAAGAGTATGACAC ACATGAACAGGACCTTCCCTGACAACGTGCGGTTCCGGAAGGGCTCGGACCCCTGCTTGCAGAGGACCCTGTACAACGTGCTGCTGGCCTACGGGCACCACAACCGTGGCGTGGGCTACTGCCAG GGAATGAACTTCATAGCAGGGTATCTGATTCTGGTGACAAGGAGCGAAGAGGAGTCCTTTTGGCTGTTGGACGCCCTCGTTGGCAGGATACTCCCGG ATTACTACAGCCCCTCGATGCTGGGCCTGAAGACGGACCAGGAGGTCCTCGGGGAGCTGGTGAGGACCAAGCTGCCGGCGGTGGCGGCCCTGATGGACAGTCATGGCCTGCTGTGGACCCTGGTCGTGTCGCGCTGGTTCATCTGCCTGTTTGTGGACGTCCTGCCCGTGGAG ACCGTGCTTCGCGTCTGGGATTGTCTGTTCAACGAGGGCTCCAAGATCATCTTCCGGGTGGCGCTGACCCTCATCAAGCAACATCAGGCCTTGATCTTGGAAGCCACCAGCGTCCCCGACATCTGTGAGAAGTTCAAGGAGATCACCGGAGGGAGCTTCGTCACCGAATGCCACACCTTCATGCAG AAAATCTTCTCGGCACCTGGGAGCCTGTCCAGGGCCAGCATCGCCAGGCTGAGGGAGCGTTGCCGGGCCCGGCTGCTGGCGCAGGGCTGA
- the GRTP1 gene encoding growth hormone-regulated TBC protein 1 isoform X4, with protein MESAGRAQAARDRVPRIDEYGFERPEDFDYAAYEEFFSAYLAILTRRAIKWSRLLKGGGGIQKSMTLKRYIRKGVPLEHRARVWMGVSGAQAQMDQNPGYYRHLLQGERDDSLEEAIRTETALCLSIICPRTLGLLPPSGHYMNRTFPDNVRFRKGSDPCLQRTLYNVLLAYGHHNRGVGYCQGMNFIAGYLILVTRSEEESFWLLDALVGRILPDYYSPSMLGLKTDQEVLGELVRTKLPAVAALMDSHGLLWTLVVSRWFICLFVDVLPVETVLRVWDCLFNEGSKIIFRVALTLIKQHQALILEATSVPDICEKFKEITGGSFVTECHTFMQKIFSAPGSLSRASIARLRERCRARLLAQG; from the exons ATGGAGTCCGCGGGGCGCGCGCAGGCGGCGCGGGACCGGGTCCCCAG GATCGATGAGTACGGGTTTGAAAGGCCTGAGGACTTTGACTATGCAGCttatgaagaatttttttccGCCTATCTGGCGATACTCACCAGAAGAGCCATAAAATGGTCTAGACTTCTAAAGGGAGGCGGTGGTATCCAGAAGAGTATGACAC TGAAGCGCTACATCCGGAAGGGCGTCCCGCTGGAGCACCGGGCCCGCGTCTGGATGGGGGTGAGCggagcccaggcccagatggacCAGAACCCCGGCTACTACCGCCATCTCCtccagggagagagggatgaCAGCCTGGAGGAGGCCATCAGGACAG AGACTGCGTTatgtttatccatcatctgtccacggacacttgggctgcttccacccTCTGGCCACT ACATGAACAGGACCTTCCCTGACAACGTGCGGTTCCGGAAGGGCTCGGACCCCTGCTTGCAGAGGACCCTGTACAACGTGCTGCTGGCCTACGGGCACCACAACCGTGGCGTGGGCTACTGCCAG GGAATGAACTTCATAGCAGGGTATCTGATTCTGGTGACAAGGAGCGAAGAGGAGTCCTTTTGGCTGTTGGACGCCCTCGTTGGCAGGATACTCCCGG ATTACTACAGCCCCTCGATGCTGGGCCTGAAGACGGACCAGGAGGTCCTCGGGGAGCTGGTGAGGACCAAGCTGCCGGCGGTGGCGGCCCTGATGGACAGTCATGGCCTGCTGTGGACCCTGGTCGTGTCGCGCTGGTTCATCTGCCTGTTTGTGGACGTCCTGCCCGTGGAG ACCGTGCTTCGCGTCTGGGATTGTCTGTTCAACGAGGGCTCCAAGATCATCTTCCGGGTGGCGCTGACCCTCATCAAGCAACATCAGGCCTTGATCTTGGAAGCCACCAGCGTCCCCGACATCTGTGAGAAGTTCAAGGAGATCACCGGAGGGAGCTTCGTCACCGAATGCCACACCTTCATGCAG AAAATCTTCTCGGCACCTGGGAGCCTGTCCAGGGCCAGCATCGCCAGGCTGAGGGAGCGTTGCCGGGCCCGGCTGCTGGCGCAGGGCTGA
- the GRTP1 gene encoding growth hormone-regulated TBC protein 1 isoform X6: MESAGRAQAARDRVPRIDEYGFERPEDFDYAAYEEFFSAYLAILTRRAIKWSRLLKGGGGIQKSMTLKRYIRKGVPLEHRARVWMGVSGAQAQMDQNPGYYRHLLQGERDDSLEEAIRTDMNRTFPDNVRFRKGSDPCLQRTLYNVLLAYGHHNRGVGYCQGMNFIAGYLILVTRSEEESFWLLDALVGRILPDYYSPSMLGLKTDQEVLGELVRTKLPAVAALMDSHGLLWTLVVSRWFICLFVDVLPVETVLRVWDCLFNEGSKIIFRVALTLIKQHQALILEATSVPDICEKFKEITGGSFVTECHTFMQKIFSAPGSLSRASIARLRERCRARLLAQG, encoded by the exons ATGGAGTCCGCGGGGCGCGCGCAGGCGGCGCGGGACCGGGTCCCCAG GATCGATGAGTACGGGTTTGAAAGGCCTGAGGACTTTGACTATGCAGCttatgaagaatttttttccGCCTATCTGGCGATACTCACCAGAAGAGCCATAAAATGGTCTAGACTTCTAAAGGGAGGCGGTGGTATCCAGAAGAGTATGACAC TGAAGCGCTACATCCGGAAGGGCGTCCCGCTGGAGCACCGGGCCCGCGTCTGGATGGGGGTGAGCggagcccaggcccagatggacCAGAACCCCGGCTACTACCGCCATCTCCtccagggagagagggatgaCAGCCTGGAGGAGGCCATCAGGACAG ACATGAACAGGACCTTCCCTGACAACGTGCGGTTCCGGAAGGGCTCGGACCCCTGCTTGCAGAGGACCCTGTACAACGTGCTGCTGGCCTACGGGCACCACAACCGTGGCGTGGGCTACTGCCAG GGAATGAACTTCATAGCAGGGTATCTGATTCTGGTGACAAGGAGCGAAGAGGAGTCCTTTTGGCTGTTGGACGCCCTCGTTGGCAGGATACTCCCGG ATTACTACAGCCCCTCGATGCTGGGCCTGAAGACGGACCAGGAGGTCCTCGGGGAGCTGGTGAGGACCAAGCTGCCGGCGGTGGCGGCCCTGATGGACAGTCATGGCCTGCTGTGGACCCTGGTCGTGTCGCGCTGGTTCATCTGCCTGTTTGTGGACGTCCTGCCCGTGGAG ACCGTGCTTCGCGTCTGGGATTGTCTGTTCAACGAGGGCTCCAAGATCATCTTCCGGGTGGCGCTGACCCTCATCAAGCAACATCAGGCCTTGATCTTGGAAGCCACCAGCGTCCCCGACATCTGTGAGAAGTTCAAGGAGATCACCGGAGGGAGCTTCGTCACCGAATGCCACACCTTCATGCAG AAAATCTTCTCGGCACCTGGGAGCCTGTCCAGGGCCAGCATCGCCAGGCTGAGGGAGCGTTGCCGGGCCCGGCTGCTGGCGCAGGGCTGA
- the GRTP1 gene encoding growth hormone-regulated TBC protein 1 isoform X9, with amino-acid sequence MTAWRRPSGQGMNFIAGYLILVTRSEEESFWLLDALVGRILPDYYSPSMLGLKTDQEVLGELVRTKLPAVAALMDSHGLLWTLVVSRWFICLFVDVLPVETVLRVWDCLFNEGSKIIFRVALTLIKQHQALILEATSVPDICEKFKEITGGSFVTECHTFMQSAHRRPRPASELLRAVRTNRAHTRRAKAKSGLLCSNGHRQQSEEGTHRTGETVQTTSAKGSTSRHTEATAQQGAKELHLKMGRADFPGGAVVESPPASAGDTGSSPGPGRSHVPRSS; translated from the exons atgaCAGCCTGGAGGAGGCCATCAGGACAG GGAATGAACTTCATAGCAGGGTATCTGATTCTGGTGACAAGGAGCGAAGAGGAGTCCTTTTGGCTGTTGGACGCCCTCGTTGGCAGGATACTCCCGG ATTACTACAGCCCCTCGATGCTGGGCCTGAAGACGGACCAGGAGGTCCTCGGGGAGCTGGTGAGGACCAAGCTGCCGGCGGTGGCGGCCCTGATGGACAGTCATGGCCTGCTGTGGACCCTGGTCGTGTCGCGCTGGTTCATCTGCCTGTTTGTGGACGTCCTGCCCGTGGAG ACCGTGCTTCGCGTCTGGGATTGTCTGTTCAACGAGGGCTCCAAGATCATCTTCCGGGTGGCGCTGACCCTCATCAAGCAACATCAGGCCTTGATCTTGGAAGCCACCAGCGTCCCCGACATCTGTGAGAAGTTCAAGGAGATCACCGGAGGGAGCTTCGTCACCGAATGCCACACCTTCATGCAG TCTGCTCACCGACGGCCCCGACCGGCTTCCGAGCTGCTGCGGGCAGTCAGAACGAACAGAGCCCACACGAGAAGAGCAAAAGCAAAATCAGGGCTTCTGTGCAGCAACGGACACCGGCAGCAGAGTGAAGAGGGAACTCACAGAACAGGAGAGACCGTGCAAACCACGTCTGCTAAGGGGTCAACATCCAGACACACAGAGGCCACAGCGCAACAAGGAGCCAaggaattacatttaaaaatgggcagagcggacttccctggcggcgcagtggttgagagtccgcctgccagtgcaggggacacgggttcgagccctggtccgggaagatcccacgtgccgcggagcagctaa
- the GRTP1 gene encoding growth hormone-regulated TBC protein 1 isoform X3 has translation MESAGRAQAARDRVPRIDEYGFERPEDFDYAAYEEFFSAYLAILTRRAIKWSRLLKGGGGIQKSMTHMNRTFPDNVRFRKGSDPCLQRTLYNVLLAYGHHNRGVGYCQGMNFIAGYLILVTRSEEESFWLLDALVGRILPDYYSPSMLGLKTDQEVLGELVRTKLPAVAALMDSHGLLWTLVVSRWFICLFVDVLPVETVLRVWDCLFNEGSKIIFRVALTLIKQHQALILEATSVPDICEKFKEITGGSFVTECHTFMQSAHRRPRPASELLRAVRTNRAHTRRAKAKSGLLCSNGHRQQSEEGTHRTGETVQTTSAKGSTSRHTEATAQQGAKELHLKMGRADFPGGAVVESPPASAGDTGSSPGPGRSHVPRSS, from the exons ATGGAGTCCGCGGGGCGCGCGCAGGCGGCGCGGGACCGGGTCCCCAG GATCGATGAGTACGGGTTTGAAAGGCCTGAGGACTTTGACTATGCAGCttatgaagaatttttttccGCCTATCTGGCGATACTCACCAGAAGAGCCATAAAATGGTCTAGACTTCTAAAGGGAGGCGGTGGTATCCAGAAGAGTATGACAC ACATGAACAGGACCTTCCCTGACAACGTGCGGTTCCGGAAGGGCTCGGACCCCTGCTTGCAGAGGACCCTGTACAACGTGCTGCTGGCCTACGGGCACCACAACCGTGGCGTGGGCTACTGCCAG GGAATGAACTTCATAGCAGGGTATCTGATTCTGGTGACAAGGAGCGAAGAGGAGTCCTTTTGGCTGTTGGACGCCCTCGTTGGCAGGATACTCCCGG ATTACTACAGCCCCTCGATGCTGGGCCTGAAGACGGACCAGGAGGTCCTCGGGGAGCTGGTGAGGACCAAGCTGCCGGCGGTGGCGGCCCTGATGGACAGTCATGGCCTGCTGTGGACCCTGGTCGTGTCGCGCTGGTTCATCTGCCTGTTTGTGGACGTCCTGCCCGTGGAG ACCGTGCTTCGCGTCTGGGATTGTCTGTTCAACGAGGGCTCCAAGATCATCTTCCGGGTGGCGCTGACCCTCATCAAGCAACATCAGGCCTTGATCTTGGAAGCCACCAGCGTCCCCGACATCTGTGAGAAGTTCAAGGAGATCACCGGAGGGAGCTTCGTCACCGAATGCCACACCTTCATGCAG TCTGCTCACCGACGGCCCCGACCGGCTTCCGAGCTGCTGCGGGCAGTCAGAACGAACAGAGCCCACACGAGAAGAGCAAAAGCAAAATCAGGGCTTCTGTGCAGCAACGGACACCGGCAGCAGAGTGAAGAGGGAACTCACAGAACAGGAGAGACCGTGCAAACCACGTCTGCTAAGGGGTCAACATCCAGACACACAGAGGCCACAGCGCAACAAGGAGCCAaggaattacatttaaaaatgggcagagcggacttccctggcggcgcagtggttgagagtccgcctgccagtgcaggggacacgggttcgagccctggtccgggaagatcccacgtgccgcggagcagctaa
- the GRTP1 gene encoding growth hormone-regulated TBC protein 1 isoform X7 has translation MESAGRAQAARDRVPRIDEYGFERPEDFDYAAYEEFFSAYLAILTRRAIKWSRLLKGGGGIQKSMTHYYSPSMLGLKTDQEVLGELVRTKLPAVAALMDSHGLLWTLVVSRWFICLFVDVLPVETVLRVWDCLFNEGSKIIFRVALTLIKQHQALILEATSVPDICEKFKEITGGSFVTECHTFMQSAHRRPRPASELLRAVRTNRAHTRRAKAKSGLLCSNGHRQQSEEGTHRTGETVQTTSAKGSTSRHTEATAQQGAKELHLKMGRADFPGGAVVESPPASAGDTGSSPGPGRSHVPRSS, from the exons ATGGAGTCCGCGGGGCGCGCGCAGGCGGCGCGGGACCGGGTCCCCAG GATCGATGAGTACGGGTTTGAAAGGCCTGAGGACTTTGACTATGCAGCttatgaagaatttttttccGCCTATCTGGCGATACTCACCAGAAGAGCCATAAAATGGTCTAGACTTCTAAAGGGAGGCGGTGGTATCCAGAAGAGTATGACAC ATTACTACAGCCCCTCGATGCTGGGCCTGAAGACGGACCAGGAGGTCCTCGGGGAGCTGGTGAGGACCAAGCTGCCGGCGGTGGCGGCCCTGATGGACAGTCATGGCCTGCTGTGGACCCTGGTCGTGTCGCGCTGGTTCATCTGCCTGTTTGTGGACGTCCTGCCCGTGGAG ACCGTGCTTCGCGTCTGGGATTGTCTGTTCAACGAGGGCTCCAAGATCATCTTCCGGGTGGCGCTGACCCTCATCAAGCAACATCAGGCCTTGATCTTGGAAGCCACCAGCGTCCCCGACATCTGTGAGAAGTTCAAGGAGATCACCGGAGGGAGCTTCGTCACCGAATGCCACACCTTCATGCAG TCTGCTCACCGACGGCCCCGACCGGCTTCCGAGCTGCTGCGGGCAGTCAGAACGAACAGAGCCCACACGAGAAGAGCAAAAGCAAAATCAGGGCTTCTGTGCAGCAACGGACACCGGCAGCAGAGTGAAGAGGGAACTCACAGAACAGGAGAGACCGTGCAAACCACGTCTGCTAAGGGGTCAACATCCAGACACACAGAGGCCACAGCGCAACAAGGAGCCAaggaattacatttaaaaatgggcagagcggacttccctggcggcgcagtggttgagagtccgcctgccagtgcaggggacacgggttcgagccctggtccgggaagatcccacgtgccgcggagcagctaa
- the GRTP1 gene encoding growth hormone-regulated TBC protein 1 isoform X2: MESAGRAQAARDRVPRIDEYGFERPEDFDYAAYEEFFSAYLAILTRRAIKWSRLLKGGGGIQKSMTLKRYIRKGVPLEHRARVWMGVSGAQAQMDQNPGYYRHLLQGERDDSLEEAIRTDMNRTFPDNVRFRKGSDPCLQRTLYNVLLAYGHHNRGVGYCQGMNFIAGYLILVTRSEEESFWLLDALVGRILPDYYSPSMLGLKTDQEVLGELVRTKLPAVAALMDSHGLLWTLVVSRWFICLFVDVLPVETVLRVWDCLFNEGSKIIFRVALTLIKQHQALILEATSVPDICEKFKEITGGSFVTECHTFMQSAHRRPRPASELLRAVRTNRAHTRRAKAKSGLLCSNGHRQQSEEGTHRTGETVQTTSAKGSTSRHTEATAQQGAKELHLKMGRADFPGGAVVESPPASAGDTGSSPGPGRSHVPRSS, from the exons ATGGAGTCCGCGGGGCGCGCGCAGGCGGCGCGGGACCGGGTCCCCAG GATCGATGAGTACGGGTTTGAAAGGCCTGAGGACTTTGACTATGCAGCttatgaagaatttttttccGCCTATCTGGCGATACTCACCAGAAGAGCCATAAAATGGTCTAGACTTCTAAAGGGAGGCGGTGGTATCCAGAAGAGTATGACAC TGAAGCGCTACATCCGGAAGGGCGTCCCGCTGGAGCACCGGGCCCGCGTCTGGATGGGGGTGAGCggagcccaggcccagatggacCAGAACCCCGGCTACTACCGCCATCTCCtccagggagagagggatgaCAGCCTGGAGGAGGCCATCAGGACAG ACATGAACAGGACCTTCCCTGACAACGTGCGGTTCCGGAAGGGCTCGGACCCCTGCTTGCAGAGGACCCTGTACAACGTGCTGCTGGCCTACGGGCACCACAACCGTGGCGTGGGCTACTGCCAG GGAATGAACTTCATAGCAGGGTATCTGATTCTGGTGACAAGGAGCGAAGAGGAGTCCTTTTGGCTGTTGGACGCCCTCGTTGGCAGGATACTCCCGG ATTACTACAGCCCCTCGATGCTGGGCCTGAAGACGGACCAGGAGGTCCTCGGGGAGCTGGTGAGGACCAAGCTGCCGGCGGTGGCGGCCCTGATGGACAGTCATGGCCTGCTGTGGACCCTGGTCGTGTCGCGCTGGTTCATCTGCCTGTTTGTGGACGTCCTGCCCGTGGAG ACCGTGCTTCGCGTCTGGGATTGTCTGTTCAACGAGGGCTCCAAGATCATCTTCCGGGTGGCGCTGACCCTCATCAAGCAACATCAGGCCTTGATCTTGGAAGCCACCAGCGTCCCCGACATCTGTGAGAAGTTCAAGGAGATCACCGGAGGGAGCTTCGTCACCGAATGCCACACCTTCATGCAG TCTGCTCACCGACGGCCCCGACCGGCTTCCGAGCTGCTGCGGGCAGTCAGAACGAACAGAGCCCACACGAGAAGAGCAAAAGCAAAATCAGGGCTTCTGTGCAGCAACGGACACCGGCAGCAGAGTGAAGAGGGAACTCACAGAACAGGAGAGACCGTGCAAACCACGTCTGCTAAGGGGTCAACATCCAGACACACAGAGGCCACAGCGCAACAAGGAGCCAaggaattacatttaaaaatgggcagagcggacttccctggcggcgcagtggttgagagtccgcctgccagtgcaggggacacgggttcgagccctggtccgggaagatcccacgtgccgcggagcagctaa
- the GRTP1 gene encoding growth hormone-regulated TBC protein 1 isoform X1, whose protein sequence is MESAGRAQAARDRVPRIDEYGFERPEDFDYAAYEEFFSAYLAILTRRAIKWSRLLKGGGGIQKSMTLKRYIRKGVPLEHRARVWMGVSGAQAQMDQNPGYYRHLLQGERDDSLEEAIRTETALCLSIICPRTLGLLPPSGHYMNRTFPDNVRFRKGSDPCLQRTLYNVLLAYGHHNRGVGYCQGMNFIAGYLILVTRSEEESFWLLDALVGRILPDYYSPSMLGLKTDQEVLGELVRTKLPAVAALMDSHGLLWTLVVSRWFICLFVDVLPVETVLRVWDCLFNEGSKIIFRVALTLIKQHQALILEATSVPDICEKFKEITGGSFVTECHTFMQSAHRRPRPASELLRAVRTNRAHTRRAKAKSGLLCSNGHRQQSEEGTHRTGETVQTTSAKGSTSRHTEATAQQGAKELHLKMGRADFPGGAVVESPPASAGDTGSSPGPGRSHVPRSS, encoded by the exons ATGGAGTCCGCGGGGCGCGCGCAGGCGGCGCGGGACCGGGTCCCCAG GATCGATGAGTACGGGTTTGAAAGGCCTGAGGACTTTGACTATGCAGCttatgaagaatttttttccGCCTATCTGGCGATACTCACCAGAAGAGCCATAAAATGGTCTAGACTTCTAAAGGGAGGCGGTGGTATCCAGAAGAGTATGACAC TGAAGCGCTACATCCGGAAGGGCGTCCCGCTGGAGCACCGGGCCCGCGTCTGGATGGGGGTGAGCggagcccaggcccagatggacCAGAACCCCGGCTACTACCGCCATCTCCtccagggagagagggatgaCAGCCTGGAGGAGGCCATCAGGACAG AGACTGCGTTatgtttatccatcatctgtccacggacacttgggctgcttccacccTCTGGCCACT ACATGAACAGGACCTTCCCTGACAACGTGCGGTTCCGGAAGGGCTCGGACCCCTGCTTGCAGAGGACCCTGTACAACGTGCTGCTGGCCTACGGGCACCACAACCGTGGCGTGGGCTACTGCCAG GGAATGAACTTCATAGCAGGGTATCTGATTCTGGTGACAAGGAGCGAAGAGGAGTCCTTTTGGCTGTTGGACGCCCTCGTTGGCAGGATACTCCCGG ATTACTACAGCCCCTCGATGCTGGGCCTGAAGACGGACCAGGAGGTCCTCGGGGAGCTGGTGAGGACCAAGCTGCCGGCGGTGGCGGCCCTGATGGACAGTCATGGCCTGCTGTGGACCCTGGTCGTGTCGCGCTGGTTCATCTGCCTGTTTGTGGACGTCCTGCCCGTGGAG ACCGTGCTTCGCGTCTGGGATTGTCTGTTCAACGAGGGCTCCAAGATCATCTTCCGGGTGGCGCTGACCCTCATCAAGCAACATCAGGCCTTGATCTTGGAAGCCACCAGCGTCCCCGACATCTGTGAGAAGTTCAAGGAGATCACCGGAGGGAGCTTCGTCACCGAATGCCACACCTTCATGCAG TCTGCTCACCGACGGCCCCGACCGGCTTCCGAGCTGCTGCGGGCAGTCAGAACGAACAGAGCCCACACGAGAAGAGCAAAAGCAAAATCAGGGCTTCTGTGCAGCAACGGACACCGGCAGCAGAGTGAAGAGGGAACTCACAGAACAGGAGAGACCGTGCAAACCACGTCTGCTAAGGGGTCAACATCCAGACACACAGAGGCCACAGCGCAACAAGGAGCCAaggaattacatttaaaaatgggcagagcggacttccctggcggcgcagtggttgagagtccgcctgccagtgcaggggacacgggttcgagccctggtccgggaagatcccacgtgccgcggagcagctaa
- the GRTP1 gene encoding growth hormone-regulated TBC protein 1 isoform X5, with amino-acid sequence MESAGRAQAARDRVPRIDEYGFERPEDFDYAAYEEFFSAYLAILTRRAIKWSRLLKGGGGIQKSMTLKRYIRKGVPLEHRARVWMGVSGAQAQMDQNPGYYRHLLQGERDDSLEEAIRTDYYSPSMLGLKTDQEVLGELVRTKLPAVAALMDSHGLLWTLVVSRWFICLFVDVLPVETVLRVWDCLFNEGSKIIFRVALTLIKQHQALILEATSVPDICEKFKEITGGSFVTECHTFMQSAHRRPRPASELLRAVRTNRAHTRRAKAKSGLLCSNGHRQQSEEGTHRTGETVQTTSAKGSTSRHTEATAQQGAKELHLKMGRADFPGGAVVESPPASAGDTGSSPGPGRSHVPRSS; translated from the exons ATGGAGTCCGCGGGGCGCGCGCAGGCGGCGCGGGACCGGGTCCCCAG GATCGATGAGTACGGGTTTGAAAGGCCTGAGGACTTTGACTATGCAGCttatgaagaatttttttccGCCTATCTGGCGATACTCACCAGAAGAGCCATAAAATGGTCTAGACTTCTAAAGGGAGGCGGTGGTATCCAGAAGAGTATGACAC TGAAGCGCTACATCCGGAAGGGCGTCCCGCTGGAGCACCGGGCCCGCGTCTGGATGGGGGTGAGCggagcccaggcccagatggacCAGAACCCCGGCTACTACCGCCATCTCCtccagggagagagggatgaCAGCCTGGAGGAGGCCATCAGGACAG ATTACTACAGCCCCTCGATGCTGGGCCTGAAGACGGACCAGGAGGTCCTCGGGGAGCTGGTGAGGACCAAGCTGCCGGCGGTGGCGGCCCTGATGGACAGTCATGGCCTGCTGTGGACCCTGGTCGTGTCGCGCTGGTTCATCTGCCTGTTTGTGGACGTCCTGCCCGTGGAG ACCGTGCTTCGCGTCTGGGATTGTCTGTTCAACGAGGGCTCCAAGATCATCTTCCGGGTGGCGCTGACCCTCATCAAGCAACATCAGGCCTTGATCTTGGAAGCCACCAGCGTCCCCGACATCTGTGAGAAGTTCAAGGAGATCACCGGAGGGAGCTTCGTCACCGAATGCCACACCTTCATGCAG TCTGCTCACCGACGGCCCCGACCGGCTTCCGAGCTGCTGCGGGCAGTCAGAACGAACAGAGCCCACACGAGAAGAGCAAAAGCAAAATCAGGGCTTCTGTGCAGCAACGGACACCGGCAGCAGAGTGAAGAGGGAACTCACAGAACAGGAGAGACCGTGCAAACCACGTCTGCTAAGGGGTCAACATCCAGACACACAGAGGCCACAGCGCAACAAGGAGCCAaggaattacatttaaaaatgggcagagcggacttccctggcggcgcagtggttgagagtccgcctgccagtgcaggggacacgggttcgagccctggtccgggaagatcccacgtgccgcggagcagctaa